DNA sequence from the Alkaliphilus metalliredigens QYMF genome:
ATGAACCTATATGACGGGCTCTTAGCTCTTTATGAGGAATATGGATATTTTGCTGAAGGGTTAAAATCCATTACCCTCAAGGGAAAAGAAGGTTTGGAAAAAATCCAAAGCATAATAGAAAAGCTGAGAAGTCAGCCAATTAAAAAAGTCGGTGACCGCAAAGTCTTAATCCTAGAGGATTATCTATTACAGCAAAGAAAAGACATGGTAACTGGAAAAGTGGAGACCATGATGTTACCACCATCCAATGTTCTCAAACTGAAACTAGAGGGAAATGCTTGGATTACATTGAGACCTTCAGGAACTGAACCCAAGCTGAAAGTATATGGAGCAGTTCAAGAAAAAACATTAGAAGAGAGTCATAAAAAGCTAGAAGAGATCATAGAATATATGTTAGAGGTAATTAAATAAAGCAGATAGAGTACAGAGGGGGAGAAGCGTAGTTTCTCCTTTTCTTTGTCAATACAATGGGAAATCATGGTTTCATATTATTTATGTATTGGAAACCTAGAGGGAGTGAAGACGATGAAAGTACTCATCATTGATGATGAAAAGCTACTGGTGAAGGGCTTGAGAAAGAGCTTCGAACAAGAGGGCTTTGATGTATCCGTGGCCTATGATGGTGAAGAAGCCCTCAGAGTTTTTGAAAGTGGAAGCTTTGATTTTATTATACTAGATTTGATGCTACCTAAAATTGATGGCATCACTCTCTGCAATCGAATACGGCAGCAGTCGGACGTCTTTATTATTATGTTAACCGCAAAGGACGGAGATATTGATAAAATTTTAGGATTAGAATTAGGGGCCGATGACTATATGACGAAGCCCTTTAATACCCGAGAGTTAATTGCTAGAATGCGAACATTGATACGAAGGCAAGAAAAAGGTGAAGTTAAAAAAGATGAATACCAGTTTAGGGATCTAATGGTAGACATCGGATCTCGTACTGTCAATCGGGGAGAAGAAGTGATTAATCTGACACCCAAGGAATTTGATATTTTGGTACTACTCATTAGAAACAAAGGAAGGGTATTTGGCCGAGAAGAAATTTTTCAGCTTGTTTGGGGAGAGCCCTGTTATGATACACGAACCATAGACGTGCATGTGAAAAACCTAAGGGAAAAGTTAAAGGATATTAAAACAAAGGGACCAATGATTGAGACAAAATGGGGCGTAGGTTATTACTTTAGGAAGGACTGATGATGCTGTGTTGTGGTCTTCGATCAAGCAAAAATTAATCGTCATTTATATTGTGTTGATTTTTATTCCCTTAGCATTGATTAATTATTTATCCATCGAGAATATGACAAGGTCTGTTCTACGGGAAATTGAGATTAATTCTCTGAAGACTGCCAATGTTGTCAGTAGTCTTAGTCGAAACTACTTTGATGACGCCATTGAGCTTAAGGGTGCCATTAGGCAATACAGTCCTTCTATAGAGGGACGAATCCTTGTGCTAGATAATCAGAAAAGAGTACTGGTGGACAGCTTTAGCATTTTTGAGAATGAACATATCGATAATGCAGAAATAAGAGCAGCCCTCAAGGGAGAAGAGCAGATTAACTACTATGAAATTGATAAGCGAATTTTACAGGTTGCTGTGCCTATTTTCACAGGAGCCGGGGAGGGACGTGTGGGATTAGGAGTGGTTTTAATCTCCACGGATGTTGAGGATGCATTTGTAAGCATTGATGAGTTTAGGAGACAATTGAGGGCCATTTCCATAGGTGCGGCCATTGTTGGGTTGCTGGTGGCGGCCTTTGCCAGTGTACAAATCGCCAAACCTATTAGTAGTCTCTCCAAGGCAGCGAAAAAAATAGGACAAGGGGAGTTAGGTAAGCAGGTAGAAGTAAAGGGACGAGATGAAATCAGTCGATTAGGTGAGAACTTCAACCAAATGAGTGAAGCCCTTTACCGTATGGATCAAAGTAAAAAACAGTTTATTGGAGATGTCTCCCATGAATTAAAGACGCCACTTGCTTCCATGAAGGCTCTCATTGATTCACTGCTCTATGGAGAAGACGACATCGAGATATATCGTGAATACTTAGGGGATATGGATTCGGAAATCGATCGATTGAGTAATCTGATACGCTCCTTGTTATCCTTAACGAAGATTGAAGGACAGGATTTAAACCTAGACACAGTGAATTTAGAGGCGTTGTTAAGGACTTCTATAAAGATCGTAAAACCCTTAATAGAGAAAGCCCAAGTGGAGATTAAAGTGGACTTCCAGGATGCTCCTATGATCATATGTGATGAAGAACGGATTAAGGAAGTTCTCATCAATTTGATTGATAATGGAATTAAGTATCGTGATGACCAAAAGGAAGTACAATGGATTGTCATTGAGGGACGCAAAGAAAAGGAAAGCTACGTACTTTATATTAAGGATAATGGATTAGGAATTGGAGAAGCACATCTAGAATTAATATTTGATCAATTTTATCGAGTAGACCTTTCACGCTCTAGAGAAACCGGTGGCGCTGGGCTGGGACTTTCCATCGTTAACCGAATTTTAGCTAGACATGACTGGACAATGAGGGCAGAAAGTCAATTAAATCAAGGCACATCCTTGATAATTGAAATACCTAAGACATCATTTAGCGATTCTTTATAATTTCTTTACATTTCTTTAGGGACTCTTCACACTAAAGGGGTATAATAAGAGTAAGTAACCGACAAGGCACTAATTTCAGAGGAGATGATGTAAATGAAAAGGATTTTTATAATACTATCAATTGTTTTACTGGTGATTACATTGGGGGCTTGTGCACAAAGAACAGTTGAGGAACCTCCGACTGATGATCCAAATAATGGAGATGTGGTGGTAGACCCAGATCCTCAAGGCGAGACACAGCTGGTTACTTTGTATTTTATGAACCAAGAGTATGTTTTAACAGGTGATGCGGATTTAGACATGGTAATCCCCGTGGAACGAGAAGTGATCTTTGGTGAGAAACCACTAGAAGAAGTGGTGGTAGCTGAATTACAAAAAGCCCCGGAGGATGAAGACTTAACCACTGTATTAGAAAACATCAGCGTATTAAGTGTTGAGCGAGTAGATGAAATCGCATACGTAAATCTATCCAGTGAAAACCTATCTGGAGGATCCATGACAGAGGTTGGATTGTTACAGCAGGTTATTATGACTTTAACAGAGCTTGAAAATGTAGAACAAGTACAATTTTTAGTAGATGGAAGTAAAAGAGAATCCTTAATGGGACATTTCCTAATCGAAGAACCAATTGGAAGAGAAGATATGGGGCAATAATAAAAAAACGATAGATGTAATGAATAAATATAAGAAGCCTAGTGATTTTACTAGGCTTCTTATATTTATATGCACTATGAGTCGATGCAGTGACATGGGCAAATTATATTTGTGAGAACACCGTAAATCTGATATCATATGATAAGTAGTAGGTGGTGAGGGCTATATAAAATTATCATTCCTTGTGACCTGTTGGAGGACTTTTAGGAGGACAATCATGGCTTTTATAAATACGTTTTATGAAATTTTTATTTTATTTATTTTAATGGCGGTTGGCTATGGAGCTAAGCGATATAATATATTAAACAATCAACTGGGAAAAGGCATTAGTAATCTAATACTAAATGTCACTTTACCTGCATTAATTATTAAATCCATGCAATTTGAGTTTTCTTCTGAGCTCTTAAGAATGAGTATGCAAATTATGTTGATCTCTTTATTAAGCTATGGCATTGCCATTGGAATTTCCTATGCTGCCACTAAAATGATGAAATCAGATGGAACCCAACGAGATGTATTTCAATGCATTCTCATTTTTTCTAATGTAGGATATATGGGTTACCCTGTTGTCAATGCCATATTTGGTGAAATGGGGGTCTTTTATACGGCACTCTTTAACCTACCCTTCAATTTTCTAATGCTAACCCTTGGAGTGGCATTACTTCGTCGTAGTGGTACTGGACATCAGAAAAAAACAGATATAAAGGCTATTCTTTCAAATCCTGCCATTATTGCCGTGGGACTGGGCTTTATTCTCTTTTTATCTCCCTGGACATTACCCTATGTGATCTATGGTGCATTAGATGGGTTAGGGGAGACCACAACACCCCTGGCGATGCTGGTGATTGGGTCGTTGTTGGCAGATATCCCCATAAAGGAAATGTTCAATGAAAAGAAGCTCTTAACTGTTTCTTTTTTTAGATTGGTACTCACCCCAGCAGTAGTCATGCTGGTACTCCACTTATTTGGAGTAGAGGGGATATTGCTAGGGGTACCTGTGGTGATTATGGCCATGCCAGCCGCAGCCAATATACCTGTTTTTGCAACGATTTACGAATCGGATTATTATTTAGCCTCCAAGGGCGTTTTAGTGACAACACTTTTATCACTTCTAACGATCCCCTTGTTGACATTAATGTTATAATGTTTAAAAGACAAAAAGTTAGATTTCAGAAAGTATTAGATCTAAGAAAAGGATAGGAGGGAAAACATGAACAAAAGGATGCTCAGTTTATTTGTCATGATACTTCTAACGGTCCAGTGGGTGACAGTTGGGGTGCAAGTAAATGCAGCAAACCCTAGTCATGAACAAATTAAAGAAATCATTGAAGAGGTGGCCCTGGAAAAAAATATCCCGGCTGTGATATTAAAGGCAATTGCAGACAAGGAAAGTAAATTCCGACAATTTACTGATAGCGGGGCGCCCTTTGTAAGTAATGGAAATACAGGGATTATGCAGGTGAATCGAGTTCACCACGGAACCTATGATGTCCAGCGATTAAGGGAAGATCTGCGTTACAACATAGAAGCTGGGGCAGATATATTACAAAGTAAATGGGATTGGAGTGTTGTCCCTACAATTGGAGATGGGGATCCTAATATTGTTGAAAACTGGTATTTCGCATTGTGGGCATATAATTCGTGGGATGGCAGAAATAACCCAAATATACATGGTAGTGGCGTATATCAAGAGGAGCTATTACAGCTGGTAAGGGAAAAGTACAATCAACCCGTTACTTCTATTGATTGGAGTTTGATTCCTAGAAGTGGCACACCATCAGGAGGAACACAAGTTGCAACCCCTGAAAAACATCACTATGCTGTGGCAGAAGAGAAGAAGGAAGAAAAGATTTTTGTGGTCACACGCTCTGGTGGAAATCGCTCCATCTTTAGAGATGTAGCGGATCATCAACAAGAAATGTACATAGAGTCAATTGTAAAAGAAGAAATTATGTCCGGTGTGGGACAAGAACTTTTTAAGCCCGATGATCTCATTACCCGTGAACAAGTAGCTAAAGTCATTGTAGATGCATTGGACTTAGAAGTGGTGGATGAAACAATGGCGGTATCTAAAATAGTTGACTGGCATGAAGTATCTGGATGGGCTCGAGACTTTATGTCAATAGTTTATCAACTGGAAATTATGACTGGATATGAGGATGGCACATTGAGGCCAAGTGATTTCGTCACCCGAGAACAAGCGGCAGTGATTTTAGCAAGTGGATTAAATACAAATACGATGATCATGACAGCTGAGCCCTATGAGGATCAAGAAAAAATCAGCCCTTGGGCCATAGACAGCATCAATGAATTAAAAACATTGGGAATATTGCAAAGAGATAACAGGCTACGACCTAAGGATTATATCACCCGGGCTGAGTTTAGTAAGTGGATTTATTATCTCCTGCGATATGACAGTGATGCATTAAGACTTCAGTAATTTGTTGCGCTAAATCCATGATTAAGCTGAGTCGGATATGGTGAATGGTTGAATTGATTTTCTCATCGTTTGGAGCAACAATTCCGATTAGTGAAAGATCACCAACAGAAGGTAGGGCTTTACCCACACCCTTGCCTGGAGCAATGGGACCTGGGCGGAGCGTTATGAATCCCACCTGTTCACTGTCACCAAGGCTTGCGTCGATGGCTAGAATAAAAGCATTTGGATGTTTCTGTTTGAGCATCGTAATTGTGTTTTTGAGGTTCAAAGCATGAATAGGCTGACCCAGAGTGCCATAAATGAGATGTGGAAAGTGCTTCTGTAATAGAAGACTACCCACTAAAGGACCTAGGGCATCGCCGATACAGCGATCGGTACCGATACAAAGGACAATAAATTCATCAGGGAGATTCAGGGATAAATAGCGGACAAACTGAGGAATCATCTGTGGATTTTTATAATGATAGCTAACCAAAAGAAACACCCCCTATATATGTTATATATATAGGGGGTGTTTGCAATTTATGACTAAAGGAGGGGGAATAGCTTATTCATTATTCAATAGATAATATTCTACAATCAATTCATCAAGCTCTTGACTCAAATCCACAATGTCATAGGTGGCCCTACCTTCATCTAATGAGCGACTAAGTTGTTCTTTAAGTTCTTCGATGCGATCTTTTAAATTATTAATATGATTCACCTAGTATCACTCCATTCTTATGGTTAAGAGCACCTACGGTGGACTTGGAACCCGCATACCAATATTTTACTGGAATGGTACGCTTGTCCATATTATACCACTAAATAAAGGGATTAAACATTACGTGGAGATTACCATAATATTAAATAAGTATTACAGAAACTTAAAGTAGATGCCTAGGGAAAAACAGTGGTAAATTAAATAGAAAACAGAACATAAAAAAACAAAATATAGGACTAGGACAAGTCTCTCAATGATAAAATATAATGGAGAGATTGAGGTGAAAAAATGGAGAGTGCTTTTCAGTGGATGACAAAGGAGTTGATGGTTCTTTTTATTGCGGCTCTGCCAATTATGGAGCTAAGGGGAGCGATTCCCATAGGGGTTTCCATGGGAATACATCCATTACACGCCACAATTTTAGGGGTTGTGGGGAGTTTACTACCAGTGCCTTTTTTATTATTATTCCTAGAGCCGGTTTTTGAAAAACTAAAAAAGTCCAAGTTTTTTTTCAAGTTTATTCAACGTACTGTGAAAAAAACCAGGAAGAGCAGTGAAAGAATTCGAAAATATAGTACATTAGGACTGGTACTGTTTGTGGCAATACCCTTGCCTACCACTGGGGTATGGAGTGGGTGCTTGGCGGCAAAACTATTGGCGGTTCCATTTAAGTATGCCATGCCTGCCATCGCAGTAGGAGCCTCCATTGCTGGTACGATTATGTTTATTCTGAGTTATATTGCAATAAAAATCTAATCCAGTCTTCAAGTGAAGTTTCATATATGTAAAAAAAATGTTGACATATATAAAACCCAATGGTATTATGTTTTCAGTGAGAAATTAAATAGAAATCTTGATGCCTTATCAAGAGTGATGGAGGGGAAGGGCCCGATGAAATCCGGCAACCATAGAGTGTATGGTGCTAAGTCCCTCAGAATTTTGGTTCTGAAAGATGAGGAAATATTGAAAGACAACCCTCTTCTGATGAGCCCATCATATTAAGAGGGTTTTAATTTTTTATATAGTTTCAGTTGAGTCGGGTATATTAATAGGGACTTGCGAAAGCCTAAGGACAGGGTATATGAATAGGCTACATAGACAACAAAGAAACAAAGAAATAGAGGAGGCTTATAAATGGGAAAAAGATTATTTACTTCAGAGTCTGTTACAGAGGGACATCCAGATAAGATCTGCGATCAAATTTCAGATGCTGTATTAGATGCGATTTTCGAGAAGGATCCAAAGGCAAGAGTTGCTTGTGAAACAAGTGTGTCCACAGGACTTGTATTAGTGGCAGGAGAAATTACAACTGATTGTTATGTGGACATCCCTAAGGTGGTTCGTAGAACCATTGCGGAAATTGGCTACACCCGTGCAAAGTTTGGATTTGACAGTGACACATGCGCTGTATTAACTGCCATCAATGAGCAGTCACCTGACATTGCCCAAGGTGTAAATGAAGCCTTAGAAAATAGAGCTGGAGAAGTGACCGATGGGCTAGAGTCCATCGGTGCTGGAGACCAAGGAATCATGTTTGGATTTGCCTGCAACGAAACACCTGAATTAATGCCCTTACCGATTTCATTAGCCCATAAGCTAGCAAAGCGCTTATCAGATGTCAGAAAGAACGGGACCTTGGATTACTTAAGACCTGATGGAAAAACACAGGTAACTGTAGAATATGATGGAGATAAACCCAAAAGAGTGGACACCATTGTTATTTCTACACAGCATAGCCCTGAAGTAGATCACAAAACAATTGAGAGAGACTTAATCGAGTATGTCATCAACAACATTGTACCAGCGGAATTAATTGATGCAAAAACAAGATATTTAATTAATCCAACTGGACGATTTGTCGTGGGTGGACCCCAAGGAGATGCGGGCTTAACCGGTAGAAAAATTATTGTAGATACCTATGGTGGATATGCCCGTCATGGCGGAGGTGCTTTCTCGGGGAAAGATCCAACAAAGGTAGACAGATCAGCTGCCTATGCTGCTAGATATGTAGCGAAAAACATTGTTGCCGCAGGCCTAGCTGATAAATGTGAAATTGAGCTGGCCTATGCCATTGGAGTGGCGCAACCGGTATCTATTTTAGTTGAAACATTTGGAACAGGAAAAGTAGATGAAGACAAGATGATCGAACTTGTCCACAAATATTTTGACCTAAGACCAGCTGCCATCATTAGAGACTTAGACCTAAGAAGACCAATTTATCGCCAAATTGCAGCCTATGGACACTTTGGACGTACCGATGTAGATTTACCATGGGAAAGAACTGATAAGGCTGAAGCCTTGAGAGCAGAAGTACTTTAATTAAGACATACAAGTAAAAAGCTTATTTCCTTTAGTGATTCACAGAGGAAATAAGCTTTTTTTCGTGATTTAAACTTATTCCATAAGGAATGCCACTGAATCAGTAGGGGAATAAGCCCCGTTCTCTCTTCGCCAAAAACTCACTGCAGCGCTACAATAGAACTACCGGTAATACTTGAAGGTGCACCTTCCAAAAGGAAGGGTTAAAGTGAATCAAGATTTTGAAGCAAGGGTGTTGGAGGCAAAGGCAGGAAACAGACAGGCAAAGGAATGGATTGTTTTTAAATTAAATCCCTTAGTGATCTCACACAGTGGTAGATATGGAG
Encoded proteins:
- a CDS encoding COG2426 family protein, translating into MESAFQWMTKELMVLFIAALPIMELRGAIPIGVSMGIHPLHATILGVVGSLLPVPFLLLFLEPVFEKLKKSKFFFKFIQRTVKKTRKSSERIRKYSTLGLVLFVAIPLPTTGVWSGCLAAKLLAVPFKYAMPAIAVGASIAGTIMFILSYIAIKI
- the yyaC gene encoding spore protease YyaC; translated protein: MVSYHYKNPQMIPQFVRYLSLNLPDEFIVLCIGTDRCIGDALGPLVGSLLLQKHFPHLIYGTLGQPIHALNLKNTITMLKQKHPNAFILAIDASLGDSEQVGFITLRPGPIAPGKGVGKALPSVGDLSLIGIVAPNDEKINSTIHHIRLSLIMDLAQQITEVLMHHCHIAGDNKSTY
- a CDS encoding S-layer homology domain-containing protein; this encodes MNKRMLSLFVMILLTVQWVTVGVQVNAANPSHEQIKEIIEEVALEKNIPAVILKAIADKESKFRQFTDSGAPFVSNGNTGIMQVNRVHHGTYDVQRLREDLRYNIEAGADILQSKWDWSVVPTIGDGDPNIVENWYFALWAYNSWDGRNNPNIHGSGVYQEELLQLVREKYNQPVTSIDWSLIPRSGTPSGGTQVATPEKHHYAVAEEKKEEKIFVVTRSGGNRSIFRDVADHQQEMYIESIVKEEIMSGVGQELFKPDDLITREQVAKVIVDALDLEVVDETMAVSKIVDWHEVSGWARDFMSIVYQLEIMTGYEDGTLRPSDFVTREQAAVILASGLNTNTMIMTAEPYEDQEKISPWAIDSINELKTLGILQRDNRLRPKDYITRAEFSKWIYYLLRYDSDALRLQ
- a CDS encoding sensor histidine kinase, translated to MLWSSIKQKLIVIYIVLIFIPLALINYLSIENMTRSVLREIEINSLKTANVVSSLSRNYFDDAIELKGAIRQYSPSIEGRILVLDNQKRVLVDSFSIFENEHIDNAEIRAALKGEEQINYYEIDKRILQVAVPIFTGAGEGRVGLGVVLISTDVEDAFVSIDEFRRQLRAISIGAAIVGLLVAAFASVQIAKPISSLSKAAKKIGQGELGKQVEVKGRDEISRLGENFNQMSEALYRMDQSKKQFIGDVSHELKTPLASMKALIDSLLYGEDDIEIYREYLGDMDSEIDRLSNLIRSLLSLTKIEGQDLNLDTVNLEALLRTSIKIVKPLIEKAQVEIKVDFQDAPMIICDEERIKEVLINLIDNGIKYRDDQKEVQWIVIEGRKEKESYVLYIKDNGLGIGEAHLELIFDQFYRVDLSRSRETGGAGLGLSIVNRILARHDWTMRAESQLNQGTSLIIEIPKTSFSDSL
- a CDS encoding AEC family transporter: MAFINTFYEIFILFILMAVGYGAKRYNILNNQLGKGISNLILNVTLPALIIKSMQFEFSSELLRMSMQIMLISLLSYGIAIGISYAATKMMKSDGTQRDVFQCILIFSNVGYMGYPVVNAIFGEMGVFYTALFNLPFNFLMLTLGVALLRRSGTGHQKKTDIKAILSNPAIIAVGLGFILFLSPWTLPYVIYGALDGLGETTTPLAMLVIGSLLADIPIKEMFNEKKLLTVSFFRLVLTPAVVMLVLHLFGVEGILLGVPVVIMAMPAAANIPVFATIYESDYYLASKGVLVTTLLSLLTIPLLTLML
- a CDS encoding response regulator transcription factor, with amino-acid sequence MKVLIIDDEKLLVKGLRKSFEQEGFDVSVAYDGEEALRVFESGSFDFIILDLMLPKIDGITLCNRIRQQSDVFIIMLTAKDGDIDKILGLELGADDYMTKPFNTRELIARMRTLIRRQEKGEVKKDEYQFRDLMVDIGSRTVNRGEEVINLTPKEFDILVLLIRNKGRVFGREEIFQLVWGEPCYDTRTIDVHVKNLREKLKDIKTKGPMIETKWGVGYYFRKD
- a CDS encoding GerMN domain-containing protein is translated as MKRIFIILSIVLLVITLGACAQRTVEEPPTDDPNNGDVVVDPDPQGETQLVTLYFMNQEYVLTGDADLDMVIPVEREVIFGEKPLEEVVVAELQKAPEDEDLTTVLENISVLSVERVDEIAYVNLSSENLSGGSMTEVGLLQQVIMTLTELENVEQVQFLVDGSKRESLMGHFLIEEPIGREDMGQ
- a CDS encoding aspartyl-phosphate phosphatase Spo0E family protein, translating into MNHINNLKDRIEELKEQLSRSLDEGRATYDIVDLSQELDELIVEYYLLNNE
- the metK gene encoding methionine adenosyltransferase yields the protein MGKRLFTSESVTEGHPDKICDQISDAVLDAIFEKDPKARVACETSVSTGLVLVAGEITTDCYVDIPKVVRRTIAEIGYTRAKFGFDSDTCAVLTAINEQSPDIAQGVNEALENRAGEVTDGLESIGAGDQGIMFGFACNETPELMPLPISLAHKLAKRLSDVRKNGTLDYLRPDGKTQVTVEYDGDKPKRVDTIVISTQHSPEVDHKTIERDLIEYVINNIVPAELIDAKTRYLINPTGRFVVGGPQGDAGLTGRKIIVDTYGGYARHGGGAFSGKDPTKVDRSAAYAARYVAKNIVAAGLADKCEIELAYAIGVAQPVSILVETFGTGKVDEDKMIELVHKYFDLRPAAIIRDLDLRRPIYRQIAAYGHFGRTDVDLPWERTDKAEALRAEVL